The Agelaius phoeniceus isolate bAgePho1 chromosome Z, bAgePho1.hap1, whole genome shotgun sequence genomic interval AGGCTGGGGACTGAGCTCAagtctccaggcagagcagaaagtTGGCTCAGGACAATGCTGCTCCACCCCTGCAGGATCCTCTCTTCTTGTCACACCCTTCCTGTCACAGCACTCAGAATGTCTGAGGCAAAAGATGCTTAGGCCTGCTCCTGCACATTCCATCACACCTTTTACACCACCAGCAAGTCTGCTGAAATTTACTCTACAGTCCAGAATgttaaaaatgcacaaaatacCTGAGCAGGTCttgctggagcatctctctcaGAAGGCCCTGGAGATGttgcttggctgctgctggtgaggTTCTGAGATGGAGCTGATTTTCTGCATGGATGGTCCAATATTTCATGTTACAAGGCCTAAATATCAACTGTCATAGTTCTTTCCTTGTATAGAAAACAGAGTCCTTCAGTGTCAGGTCTCAAGGAAGCAGCATGAAGCTGCGTTGAGGGAGCTTTAGGCAGGatatcaggaaaatatttgtgcCCCAGAGGGAGCTTGAGCCCTGCAACAGGCTCTCCAGGCCAGTGGCCACTGCACCAAGAGCTCAAGAAgagtttggacaacactcttgGGTACAGGGTGTGATGCCtgtggtgtcctgtgcagggccaggagctgcattCCATCACCGTGATGGgcctctgctggggcagcatATTCTAAGAATCCTGGCTTCATTTCCCTGGGCTTTTTCTGAAAAGgctcttttccttccccaaaaGACTGAACTTACCTAGAAAGTATCAACCTCAAATTCTCTCTATCGATTTTACTGTAGCCAGGCCAATCAGTCTGAAGGGTTTGGAACAGATGTTCCTTCAGACTGAAGGAATTATCCTTTGCATTCAGGTTGGCTACCTACAGGCAGACattcaggaaaacaaatgttCATTCCACCTATATGCAAACTACAGCAATCTAAAGGAGCTACTTCAGCTGGGATGGCAGAACATGGCTCTCATTATATTGAGAATGTCTTCAGGGTGAAAAAGCCCGGCCACTGccctgggcaaacccagcaACAAACTGCCCAGGTTCAGGGAATGAGTTCTCAAAAGTCACTGTGGGATCAACTGAATCTGCATCCACATTGAATTTGAGTTCTTTGACTAGGTTCCACAATGCTTTTTCTTAGCCATGGAGGAAATAATCCTATTTAATATAATAATGCTTGCATAATTCAGCAACCGCCTATGGCTATGGGGAATTTTTAAATAGGAAAGAAGGAGCTACTGCATCTTTCCATGGTTATTCCTCTTACGAATGCctatcagaaagaaaaagcagtggaaCTTAACTCAAAGGAGAATTGGAAAAGCCTCTAATTTGAACAGGCGAGGAAGTAGTACAATTATGAACAGCAGAACAGCATGATGGAAGAATTGCTGGCGCAGGCTCCAAGATCTCACCTGCTGAAGGATCTTTCCAAGGGAATCCTTGTCCTTGGGCCTGACTCCATCTCTCTGCAGCCGAGCAAGCAACTCTGGCTCCTTGTAATCCCTCAGGGCAAGTAAATGAATCACCCTGTCCCTGTAGGGCCGGCCGTAAACAGCAGCGCAGCCGCTCCAGTCGATGTCTGCAAGCCTCACAGGCATCATCCTCTTCTTCTCAGGCACAGGCCCTGAATTGTTTTCTTgggctcctctctgctctgctttttctcctaaagggagggaaaaccagaaacaaacagTTCAAACTGGACGTCTGGAGAAGACAAAGATGTTGGGACAAAAGGATGTACCAAGGCTGTTGAACCTCTAATGGTTCGGCATTCACAGGTCTACAAGAATCCAAatagtaaagaaataaaaagaaacagtcATTAAAAGCTGGTAAAGGAGTGATACTGGATGGGAGCTTTTTGtgaaaaattctttttatgCATGCTGCTTTTATATGATTTCCCCATTTTGTAAACTCAAGCATGGAGCTGTGTCAACAATGACATGGACAGTGGGATTAAATGCACTCTCAGCAAGTTTGCCAACACCAGAGTctgggatgccatccagagagACGAGGACAAGCTTGGGAACTGGGGCTCAGGAAACCTCATCAGATTCAGCCAGGGCAAGTGCAAAGTGCTGCATCTTTGAGTTTGTGACATGCCCTGGCACCAGAGACAGGCTTGGGGATGAAGGTGGGGAGCACTTGGAGGTGCCGGTGAATGAGAGGCTGCATAAGACTAAAGAATCATACAAATATCcagtaaaaattaaatggaaGCATACCTAAAAGTGGTCCCTCTGTTTAATACCCTTGGCACTTGGATTGTGTGACTCCTTTTCTGCCTGGATCCTGTGCTCTCTGCTCATCTCTTTGGCTTTGATCATGGCaagcattttataaaaattCAAAGCGTGGGATGTTTGACACCCTGTTTAATCCTCTTTTCTCACCTTTGGATTTGGGAGTCTTCCCCTGCACCCTGGCAGACCCTGGGAATCCAGAATGTGTCTGAATGctacttttttgtttttcttcagggGTGGAGGTTGAAAGGGAGCTGACACTTGGAGGCAGGTTCAAAGTTGAGCAGGATGTGGAAGGCAGGTCCAAGGAATAAGGAGCGTGgccaccagctgctggctggacaTCACTGGGCTCTTGGTCAATCCTCTGCTTCTTGCTCATCACAGGATGGAGAAAGTCAGAAGCCAGAGGCCGTTTCTGCAAAGATGATCCCAATTAGTTTTGCTCCCATTCTGAAAAAGCAGCGTTTCTGAACTGGCAATGGCTGGAAAAACATCTTTCTTACCTAAAAAGACCTACAgtatgaggagctgctgcagctaaAAATGTTCTCTATTTCATTCCTACTTTCTCCCCTGAGTATTCAGCAAGTctttctcctgctctgtggCTCACAGGCTTTGGGAGAAAGACACTCCCTTCAGCACCTCTGTCAAAGGCTTCCCCAAAACGGGGAGCTCAGGTTGGTTTTATCTTGCTCCCTGTTTCTGCCTAGACACGCCAGGAACACACTCAGCTCTTGCTGTCACACACCCACACCATTCCCTAAAGCTGCCCCAAGAAGCCGCCGGTGGCTGCCGGTCACAGCGTGTCCAGAGCAGAGATGATAACAACAGAGAgaaggggaaggcagagctgtgtcctCCCTCCTCTGTTTAAAGGGAATTCTTTAAGGTATAGAAAAGGAATCTTTTATGCAGCATTTTCCAAGATACTTTCAAAGGGTTTGCCTTGCCCTCTTGTGTTGCTAAGAAAACTGGCCTTGTCTTGATTTTAAGCCTGAAAAGTCCAAGGCATTGCCTCATGACTCCAGAGTTCCCTCCTCACCCATGGAACAAAAATGGGGGCCTAagtgctg includes:
- the ELL2 gene encoding LOW QUALITY PROTEIN: RNA polymerase II elongation factor ELL2 (The sequence of the model RefSeq protein was modified relative to this genomic sequence to represent the inferred CDS: substituted 1 base at 1 genomic stop codon), whose amino-acid sequence is MPVRLADIDWSGCAAVYGRPYRDRVIHLLALRDYKEPELLARLQRDGVRPKDKDSLGKILQQVANLNAKDNSFSLKEHLFQTLQTDWPGYSKIDRENLRLILSRKYVAIVSLEQRQRYKDDFNAEYEEYRNLHSLIDKTTKKYRQFQEQWKSLTPGSEAYQGSPSYSEMKSRCLHLHNKLAHIQSRISEFDQQXVESWHQTSTSAR